The region ACAAAAACAACTCTCTTTTTTGCAAGGCCAGCATATCGCGAACCCAGCGGCCAAGGCCACTGCTAGTTCGGTCGAGAAGAGGAAGTCGGCGATTACCTTTGAAGTTTAAGGAAAGTAGTCGCGCGGATTCAAAGTAGGCATCGGTCTCGCCAGTTAGATAACAAACAGAGCGCTTGAGTCCACCTGCATCGGGGAGGATCTCTGCGCGAAGATTTAGCTTTGGTCTTAGTGAGTGAAGAGCAACAAGGCTTCCTTCTCCTCCGTCGGCCAAAGGGAGTTCGACCACCTGGACTGAGTCACCCAAAGCAAAGCGAATACCTGAACTCATTGCCTTTGCGGCATGTGTTGCACTAAGAGTTCCTTTGAATTTGTCGGGTGCAATGAGGATACGGTTGTAGGGAAACATAAACTTATTTATTTTATAATTGTTTAAACAATTCGAGCTGATCCTATTTCGTCCTCATATCGTGCGTTTGCAGTATCTTTCCCAGGTGAGATCCCGAAAAATCTTTTATATTCCCGATTGAATTGAGATGGACTCTCGTATCCGACCCTGGCTGCAGCGTTGTAAGCGTTTAAACCTCCTTGCATCATTAGGATGCGTGCTTTATGTAAGCGAACATTCTTTATATATTGGATCGGAGAAGCGTTTGTCACTGCTTTAAAGCTGGAATGAAATGTAGAGATGCTCATACCCGCATCAAAAGCTAATGATCGAACGTCTAAATCCTCGTTAAAAGATTCGTGGATTCGATGGAGGGCTCGAGCTATTTGAAAAAATTTTCTGTTGCGATACGCAAGTGCTTGTAAGGCCCCTCCTTCTTTTTCACACAACACACGATAAATAATTTCTCTGACGATCATAGGTCCTAAAACTTTTGTTTCCTCGGAGCTACTTAACACTTCAGTCAATCGGATTGCCGCATTCGTGAGAATTTCTCCCACAGAGGTAGGATCGACTGTAATATAAATACCTAATATTGGTTCTTTCGGGCTAGCTTTCGTTTCACATTCTAACGGAAGCGGGACGGACAATACTAAATAGTTTCCCGAATTATATGTATATATATCGTTACCGAGAAAAATTCGCTTTTGTCCTTGGGCCAATATGATGATCCCAGGTTCGTAAGCTTTTTGAGCTTTCGGTGCAGATTGATCAATGCGAAAGAATCGAACGCCTTTTAAACTAGAAGGTTGGATTTGTTCTTTAGGAACAAATTGTTTTATGAGAGCCGCTAACTTTCGCCGCTTTTCTTCAAATGTCGATATATTGTTCTTTTTCATAAGCATTAGATATTCTTAACCTTTCGCGTCTGTATAATTTTCTTATTATTCATAGGATTAGGCAAGAATAAATAGGATCCGATATTGTGTGAATCAAGCCTTCGTGTTAGATTTTGCTTACGAAAGCGATGATATTATCTATCATCACCTAAGTTTTGGACTGGCTATAAGTTCAAATAGCAAAGTAAGGGATATAAGAATGAATACAAAGTTAGTGAAGGCATACGGAACAGAGGCTTCCGACAAGCCTTTAAAGCTTATAGAAATTAAAAGAAGGGATCTCCTTCAACACGATATCGAAATGGAAATTTTATATTGCGGCATTTGCCATTCGGATCTCCATCAGA is a window of Leptospira hartskeerlii DNA encoding:
- a CDS encoding AraC family transcriptional regulator, which codes for MKKNNISTFEEKRRKLAALIKQFVPKEQIQPSSLKGVRFFRIDQSAPKAQKAYEPGIIILAQGQKRIFLGNDIYTYNSGNYLVLSVPLPLECETKASPKEPILGIYITVDPTSVGEILTNAAIRLTEVLSSSEETKVLGPMIVREIIYRVLCEKEGGALQALAYRNRKFFQIARALHRIHESFNEDLDVRSLAFDAGMSISTFHSSFKAVTNASPIQYIKNVRLHKARILMMQGGLNAYNAAARVGYESPSQFNREYKRFFGISPGKDTANARYEDEIGSARIV